A segment of the Lycium ferocissimum isolate CSIRO_LF1 chromosome 10, AGI_CSIRO_Lferr_CH_V1, whole genome shotgun sequence genome:
cataatttttataattatgtgtatacaatatattagtttttataaatacttttaaataatttatatactttttaagcaatatttaattaatctctaatAGGCTAATAAACTTTATACTATAAGCAATTTTTCAGTAGATGCTTTACTTATTTACTCAAACAAACTTTTTTCTTCCTACCTTAATATTTCAGTGATTTCTTTTCACTGAAAGTCCTTATAATTTCTGGCCTACCTCTTCTATTTCTAACATTCTTACACTGTAAAATTAATTCGTTTTCTTAgtaatttcatcatttttcaaagACACTTAAATTCATCAAATACTCTccccaaaaaaaacaaaggaaagatCACACCGGGATCCTGACAACTAATTACGTAAGTTTTGGCACTGTTTCCATGATCCTGAAATGAAAAGAAGTCATAAACGcctatataaaaaataaaaaaaacatacacctttcacttcaatttatgtgaaataTTTTGTGTTTCAAGATTTAAATTAtgtgaactttgaaaaatattttagaatgtatgttttcatcatattaagatgaaaaaaattgcaacttatGGAGTAGTACTTTTTGTAAAGCTtttgaatatttaaattttaatcttaaaatattgagttgatctaatctaatttagtttcggaaattaatTAACTTAACTTTCGATAAATGAAGCTTGGCATTAAATTGAAACGGGTATGTGAAAGATGCTCCATCTAGATCGGTTTTGGTCAAGGATTTTTTCTGTTCaccaatttatttatttttaattttcatgcATATATTCGTCTTCTCCGTTTGATGTTTGATAGTCAGAGGTGCATATAAGATTTAAGTTTTATGCGTTCACTTTTAAGGTTCTTAGTATTGAActcattatatatttaaaattatggGTTTTATCTACTATTTGTTGTAATCTTTTAGTTGATtcttacatataaatttatactttgCGTAAAACATACTGAGTTAAAAGGAACTCAACATTAGAAAGCTGCATCTGCATCTGCATCTGCGTACAATGACACTTCGATGCACTGCGTTTGCATAATGACTGGAAGGTTACTTTAGTGGATGTTTATTCTTGCTCAGATATAACTTATACTTAAGAgtaattcaatatttttattcttgtcattatcctttttcctttcaaatGACTTTCATTAATTAACTGCGAAAATACAATTTTCAGGAAATTAATACTTCTTTCAATGTATTAGTGTGTTTTTAAATTTGTGCAATTAAATGACCCGTGTTAACAAGCTAAATAACATAAAAAGTTATGTTTTGTTAAGCTTTAGGCAAATGGAGATGAGTAATCAAGGATTCTTGGTGTAAGTTATGGGGTGGGtaaagagagaaggagaagTAATATGGAGTGGGACCCAAAATGTACACTTGTTAATTAATGAAATCCTCATACaactatgacatgacatgccTCACCCACCATAAAAAATTTCGAGCTCATCTTTGATATCGAGCATCCGGAACCAGAATCACCTGCCGAATTGCAAAAACTAAAAGGACAGTAGTGCAGAATGTCAATTTTTGAAGCTTGTCGGGACAAAATCCCAATTTCTATACCCCAATATCTTTACTCTATTGACATGCCAATTGTCTATCCAAAAGGATATTCTGTATTTCTTCAAAATACTTGGACGTTGAAGATGAGACCACatttaaaaggaaaacaaaaagaagcaCTTTAAAGGTTAAAATGTGAATTCAATCCATTTACATTCTCTTTAATATTCCAAATTAAATACTTAAATAAAACATGtagtatatttttcttcaaaagattcACACCATTTATTACAAATTTGCCTTGTACCGATTCAACGAGGCGTTTTGTACAACTTCAACTCTAAGAAAACCTATTTCTCCTAAATTGAGGAGAAAATACATTCTCCAAATTTTCTTGGATTAATACTTTTTAACTATATAATCTGAACGAAAGTTAAGCGACAAGTCCTCAAGGGAACGATACTCTTCATTACTTGCTGATCAAGTATAGTTGTGTGTGCGTTTGGACCAACCACTCCATAGGGTACCCAAAAAAAACAGCTTTGGATAGATAGTGATATAGAGTTTTTTACCAATAGCATCCCCATTGTTTCTTTCACCCTAActtttttgaaattgaattgTTTCACCCTAACTTCCACTACATCCTTATGTGATCCCACTTAACAGGCAACATCCTTTTACGTTTCTCAAACATAACCAAAAACACCCCTCTGTtaaatttttcatctttttctaaCAGACCTTTTGTTGtatccttctctctctctctctctctcttttctttttctttttttgaaattaccACAAGCTCTCTAAAGAACAGAAACAATTGCTGAACGACGTAAAATATACAACACTCTGACAACTTCTTCTCCCAAAAAAAGTTCACTCTTGGCTCTTGTACAGTTGTACTTCAAAATAATTACAAAGGTGATTTATCTTATGTGTCGTTGGGTGGCAGAGGGTTTTGCCAAAAGGACAGCAGGAAAAGACGCCAGGGGAGGTTGCAGAAGCATACCTAAGTAAGCTCTTTGGGGTTAGGAAAAGATGGAGAAGTTAAGAGAGGGAGGTTTTTTCAGTTAAGTTTGAAAAACTCAAGGGAGGTTGCCTGTTAAGTGGAATAGCATCAGGATGTAGTGGAAGTTAGGGTGAAACAATAGGGATGATATTGGTCAAAAATTCTAGCTATCTAATTGAAGTTATTGTTAAGATACAATACTGAGCTCAAGGTGTTAGAAATGACAAAATAAATGCATGAGCTGCTATAGAATCTGGTCTCAGATTGTTGGATTTTCTTCCAATAGCTACAGCTAATTAAAGCTTCTCTTTAGCTGTAATGCGTAACCCACTACAATCGAAAAAGTTCAAGAACACATTCCAGATGCCTCTAGCTACTCTACTGGACAATGAAAGTATTAGACCATGTCCTGCACCAACTGGTACTTCACCCGACAAAGGTTAGGCTAGCAGTAGTTGATTGTAATTAGAACTCCTAAGTGTTGTATACTtccttgtgtatatatacacaaccaACTGTAGCTTTGAATGTGAGGCAGCATAATAATATATTCTTGAGCCTAATATATCTCTTGCAGTATTGAACTATTAGAAAGAACAAGTGGTTGGAATTTTCATCGTCTGAATGGCATAAATACTTGTTGCAAAGTGGAACCAACTTCCAATTTGCATAAAACAGAACAAGCAATCACGAGAAAGATGAACAACACTTATGACTCCCAAAGAAAGGAGCAAAGTTAGTAAAGTTGAGGAAGCAGTAGTATTGCAAGAAGCATGAATTGCCTAGCGTGTCATAACTCCACTATGATTTTTCcttgtcaaaaaataaaaatacaaatactGCACTATGTTCTGCTGAAACTAACTTAAAAAGCAATCTCCAGAACAAAAGAATGGGGGGAAGTAAATGAatgaaacaagaacaataaattaaaataggGTAAAAATTGTTTAAGTTTGCATTAGTTCTAAAAGAAATTCTGAACCTTGtgtagaaggaaaagaaaactctTGATCAATGACTATTCCCCATTCCAGTTAAGAATAAttggcactaacatatgatgaGCTAAAAGCAATTTTCTGAAGAAGTgaaagggaaagggaaagggaaCAGCAGCAAAAATGATGGAAAATTTCTTTTTCGAGAATGGTAACAGTGACAATATTATTGAAAAACTTCAGCACAAAGACTGCTGGAATCCATGTTTACAGAATTACAGTTCAGAGTCCAACAAAAAGGAAATTCTTTTTCTACTACTAATTCTTCCTTAAACCAAAAACGACAGAAGAGAACAACTCATCTTATCTTCAAACCGTCTTGAATTCCTTCTTTCCATATTGCAAACCAAATGCATGCAGGGATTGTTTTCCACCATTTCTGCCTCACGTTCCTTCCAAGCTGTCCCAGCAGGCCCAATTGACTCCTTATACAACAAAGGATATCCAAACTCATTCATTACTTCAAAGGTAGAGAACTTAAGATAGTCATTTGCTGTTTTTCCACTTGCCTTATGTCCATCCCATAAACTAGCAAGACGTATGAACAATAACTGTATTCCAAATTCTGAATTACACTCTGGAAGGGAGTATAATTCAAGTTTCTTGCTCAGCTTCTCTGACTCATTATCATTAGATAAGCGTATCGATTCTACCATGGTTCCATATGAGCTTCTACAGCAACATATAAAGAAAATCCGAAGAAGTTACCATTTACATACCAATTTTTAGGCAACCTGACCACTAGCTCATTTCCATGGAATCCCCTATGGTTACCCCAAATTGGGATCTCTATACCTGGATGCACCATGGTCAACACTCACTGAGACAGGGAATTAGAAGTGGAGAAGTGGAGACGGCACGTTACAGGGAGAGGATACACTGAAATAGGATTTATGCTAAGGAAGCATTAGTTAAAAAAGCAttgaacacatcatactcatCATATCTTTTTATCGAATCATgcatttcaattatatattCTCCAAGAGCAAGACAGacaattttcatgcatttcaatTGTATATTCTTCAGAGACGAACACAAGAGATTTTCCAATTAGGACACTCAAACCGATAGTAAGTTCAAATCCACAACTCTCAAGGATATTTATGACATAATATTCATCATACCCTCGAGAGAAACATACTATATCTAGAAATATCTCTTGCTCCAATCCATCATAGCTTATTTGGAGCTGTCTAACAATTTCTGATCCAAAGTTATTCTTCATTTGCTCTAGAGCACTTCTCCATGCAGCTATGTCTTTCCTACGCAAGAAAGAACCCCCACACTTTCAGGGCTAATGAAAGC
Coding sequences within it:
- the LOC132034124 gene encoding uncharacterized protein LOC132034124 isoform X2, whose protein sequence is MHKVQRWRTALTQLANLKGCDILNRSSYGTMVESIRLSNDNESEKLSKKLELYSLPECNSEFGIQLLFIRLASLWDGHKASGKTANDYLKFSTFEVMNEFGYPLLYKESIGPAGTAWKEREAEMVENNPCMHLVCNMERRNSRRFEDKMSCSLLSSLVEEQEFSFCWSVNCKHGFLQSF